One segment of Corallococcus silvisoli DNA contains the following:
- the gmk gene encoding guanylate kinase, with the protein MNELSGLQPGLLLVLSAPSGAGKTTLAHRLLKEMPDGIFSTSVTTRRPRGKEQEGVDYHFVGVATFQQKIEQGEFVEWAEVHGHFYGSPQSVVDEARTRRGTAVFDIDVQGGQSIKRKHPDAVLIFVLPPSMEELERRLRDRQTDSDETIRRRMLAARSEIERGIASYDYIVVNDDFERAYQELRSVVVAEKCRRGRVDLAKLKLGS; encoded by the coding sequence ATGAACGAACTCTCTGGACTCCAGCCTGGCCTGCTCCTCGTCCTCTCCGCCCCTTCCGGAGCGGGGAAGACCACCCTCGCGCACCGGCTTCTGAAGGAGATGCCGGATGGCATCTTCTCCACCAGCGTCACCACCCGGCGCCCTCGCGGCAAGGAGCAGGAGGGGGTGGACTACCACTTCGTGGGGGTGGCCACCTTCCAGCAGAAGATCGAGCAGGGCGAGTTCGTGGAGTGGGCCGAAGTGCATGGCCACTTCTATGGCAGCCCGCAGTCCGTGGTGGACGAGGCGCGCACGCGTCGAGGCACGGCCGTCTTCGACATCGACGTCCAGGGCGGGCAGTCCATCAAGCGCAAGCACCCCGATGCGGTCCTCATCTTCGTGCTGCCGCCCTCCATGGAGGAGCTGGAGCGGCGCCTCCGGGACCGCCAGACGGACTCGGATGAGACCATCCGGCGCCGCATGCTGGCCGCCCGCTCGGAGATCGAGCGAGGAATCGCGTCCTACGACTACATCGTGGTGAACGACGACTTCGAGCGCGCATACCAGGAGCTGCGCTCGGTGGTGGTCGCGGAGAAATGTCGGAGGGGAAGGGTGGACCTCGCCAAGCTCAAGCTCGGGAGTTGA
- a CDS encoding YicC/YloC family endoribonuclease, producing MLKSMTGFGSGRARVGDEEVSVEARSLNHKFCEVKVRLPRELSALEPALVKQVKDRLARGSVEILVRRQAATISGNVPTVDVALAREYARAFREVADALGQAVDLAWSQVASQPGVIRLEEKGVDVESATQATQTALQQALAALEAMRNTEGESIHADLDARMKLIEGWSQEVARLAPRAVSDYQQRLTERVAELARGVAVDPQRLAQEVALFAERTDIAEEVTRLATHLEQFRLLMASPEPVGRRMDFLVQEMHREVNTTGSKSQHAEISARVVSMKAEVERIREQVQNVE from the coding sequence ATGCTCAAGAGCATGACCGGATTTGGTTCGGGCCGCGCCCGCGTAGGAGACGAAGAGGTCTCCGTGGAAGCTCGCTCGCTCAACCACAAGTTCTGTGAAGTGAAGGTTCGGCTGCCGCGGGAGCTGTCCGCGCTGGAGCCCGCGCTCGTGAAGCAGGTGAAGGACCGCCTCGCGCGAGGCTCGGTCGAGATCCTGGTGCGCCGGCAGGCGGCTACCATTTCGGGCAACGTCCCCACGGTGGATGTGGCCCTCGCCCGCGAGTACGCGCGCGCCTTTCGTGAGGTCGCCGACGCCCTGGGCCAGGCGGTGGACCTCGCCTGGTCGCAGGTGGCCAGTCAACCCGGCGTCATCCGGTTGGAAGAGAAGGGCGTGGACGTGGAGTCCGCGACCCAGGCCACGCAGACCGCGCTCCAGCAGGCGCTGGCCGCGCTGGAGGCCATGCGAAACACCGAAGGCGAGTCGATCCACGCGGACCTGGACGCCCGGATGAAGCTCATCGAGGGGTGGAGCCAGGAAGTCGCCCGGCTCGCGCCGCGCGCGGTGAGCGACTACCAGCAGCGGCTCACCGAGCGTGTGGCGGAGCTCGCGCGAGGCGTCGCGGTGGACCCGCAGCGACTGGCGCAGGAAGTGGCCCTGTTCGCCGAGCGCACCGACATCGCCGAGGAGGTGACGCGCCTCGCGACCCACCTCGAGCAGTTCCGGCTCCTGATGGCGAGCCCCGAGCCAGTGGGCCGGCGCATGGATTTCCTCGTGCAGGAGATGCACCGCGAGGTGAACACGACAGGCTCCAAGAGCCAGCACGCGGAGATCTCCGCGCGCGTGGTCTCGATGAAGGCCGAGGTCGAGCGCATCCGCGAACAGGTGCAGAACGTCGAATGA
- a CDS encoding glycosyltransferase family 9 protein, whose translation MAWHKRLETWAKLALALLASLLFWRPGRRRSPRAPLPHPRRVLLVRPDNRVGEALLTTPLLRTLKAHVHPPPEVHVLVHAKVARVLQGHPDADAVLAFDRRLRWLGPLAPGIRALRRAGYDTVVDCANWSAPSVTSALVARMAGPKAVVIGPGLWPVSLLQSVSVPSRSDTRHEAVQRTHLLTPLTGGAVARGLSFREPVLGDTFRSYLATFSGTGSRRAVINPGGRLGERRIPAEAFSAAARELLSLGVVPVVTWGPGEEPLARAVVAGAPGAELAPATSIDELAALMRAAGLTLCNNTGPMHLSVAVGAPTLAFFLRMDMERWGHADSPHRMVDLTPVVDGRSGAGLEQRVAEEVRSFVAGRVSLTG comes from the coding sequence ATGGCGTGGCACAAGCGGCTTGAAACGTGGGCGAAGCTGGCACTGGCGCTCCTGGCCTCCCTTCTCTTCTGGCGCCCCGGGCGTCGCCGGTCCCCCCGCGCGCCCCTGCCCCACCCTCGCAGGGTCCTGCTCGTCCGGCCCGACAACCGCGTGGGCGAGGCACTCCTTACGACCCCCCTGTTGCGGACGCTCAAGGCCCACGTGCACCCGCCCCCGGAGGTGCATGTGCTGGTGCACGCCAAGGTGGCCCGAGTGCTCCAGGGACATCCCGACGCGGACGCGGTCCTGGCGTTCGACCGGCGCCTCCGGTGGCTGGGCCCCCTGGCGCCCGGCATCCGCGCACTCCGCCGCGCGGGCTACGACACGGTGGTGGATTGCGCCAACTGGAGCGCCCCCTCGGTGACGAGCGCGCTGGTCGCCCGGATGGCGGGGCCGAAGGCGGTCGTCATCGGTCCGGGCCTCTGGCCCGTGTCCCTGCTTCAGTCGGTGTCCGTGCCCTCGCGCTCCGACACCCGGCACGAAGCCGTCCAGCGGACGCACCTGCTCACCCCTTTGACGGGTGGGGCGGTCGCCCGCGGACTCTCCTTCCGGGAGCCGGTGCTGGGGGACACGTTCCGCAGCTACCTGGCGACGTTCTCCGGGACGGGTTCACGACGCGCGGTCATCAACCCGGGAGGGCGCCTGGGCGAGCGCCGCATCCCCGCCGAGGCATTCTCGGCCGCGGCCCGCGAGCTCTTGTCGTTGGGCGTCGTACCGGTCGTCACGTGGGGCCCCGGAGAGGAACCCCTGGCTCGGGCGGTGGTCGCGGGCGCTCCGGGCGCGGAGCTGGCCCCGGCGACCAGCATCGACGAGCTTGCCGCCCTCATGCGGGCCGCGGGCCTCACCCTCTGCAACAACACCGGGCCCATGCACCTGTCGGTGGCCGTTGGCGCTCCGACGCTGGCGTTCTTCCTTCGCATGGACATGGAGCGATGGGGCCATGCGGATTCGCCCCATCGGATGGTGGACCTGACGCCCGTGGTGGATGGGCGCTCCGGGGCCGGCCTGGAACAGCGCGTGGCTGAAGAGGTCCGGTCGTTCGTCGCGGGACGTGTGTCGCTCACGGGGTGA
- a CDS encoding adenylyltransferase/cytidyltransferase family protein, giving the protein MNTLDKLRPLADIAEERERWREQGRTVALANGVFDLLHVGHVRYLEGAKALADVLVVAVNSDASTRAYKGPGRPHIPEAERAELVAALACTDRVVVFDEPNVRALIRVLKPDVQVKGTDYTPDSIPEGDEVRAYGGRTAVAGDPKDHSTTELARRLGREGAK; this is encoded by the coding sequence ATGAACACCCTGGACAAGCTTCGCCCCCTGGCCGACATCGCGGAGGAGCGCGAGCGCTGGCGCGAGCAGGGCCGCACGGTCGCCCTGGCCAACGGGGTCTTCGACTTGCTGCATGTCGGCCACGTCCGCTACCTGGAGGGAGCGAAGGCGCTGGCGGACGTGCTGGTGGTGGCGGTGAACTCGGACGCTTCCACGAGGGCCTACAAGGGACCGGGGCGCCCGCACATCCCGGAAGCGGAGCGCGCGGAATTGGTGGCGGCCCTGGCCTGCACGGACCGCGTCGTCGTCTTCGATGAGCCCAACGTGCGAGCCCTGATCCGCGTCCTCAAGCCGGACGTACAGGTGAAGGGGACCGACTACACGCCGGACTCCATTCCAGAGGGCGATGAGGTCCGGGCCTACGGAGGGCGGACCGCCGTGGCCGGAGACCCGAAGGACCACAGCACCACGGAGCTGGCGCGCCGCCTCGGTCGCGAAGGCGCGAAGTAG
- a CDS encoding bifunctional heptose 7-phosphate kinase/heptose 1-phosphate adenyltransferase, which yields MAAAPSSRPSAPSSRLPLAFARRRVLLVGDLVADHYLYGQTDRVSREAPVLIVRYESSEVKLGGGANVAANVRALSGQVSAVGALGVDPMGRSLRKLFAEADIRLHAVSSRGIQTETKTRILAGGVSTTRQQMLRVDRGQRGPLPPRMRKAIARQVEAAAKDADAVVVSDYGAGVVSDEVRAVLRKLAADGLPVCVDSRYALAAFAGLTVCKPNEPELEALAGHPVRTQEDLLAAGHEAVRKLGCQALLVTRGRHGMALFDAKGDVDLIPVHGAQSAVDVTGAGDTVIASFALSLATGASFGEAARLANVAGSLVVQKPGTATVSKAELLEALRSTR from the coding sequence ATGGCCGCGGCCCCGTCTTCACGTCCGTCAGCTCCCTCCTCGCGTCTGCCACTCGCGTTCGCGCGCCGTCGAGTGTTGTTGGTAGGGGACCTGGTCGCCGACCACTATCTCTACGGCCAGACGGACCGGGTGAGCCGCGAGGCGCCGGTGCTCATCGTCCGGTATGAGTCCTCGGAGGTGAAGCTCGGTGGCGGCGCCAACGTGGCGGCCAATGTCCGCGCGCTTTCGGGGCAGGTGTCGGCGGTGGGGGCGCTGGGCGTGGATCCGATGGGCCGGTCGCTGCGCAAGCTCTTCGCAGAGGCGGACATCCGGCTGCACGCCGTCAGCAGCCGAGGCATCCAGACAGAGACGAAGACGCGCATCCTCGCGGGTGGCGTGAGCACCACGCGACAGCAGATGCTCCGGGTGGACCGGGGCCAGCGAGGCCCCCTCCCGCCCCGGATGCGCAAGGCGATTGCAAGGCAGGTGGAGGCGGCGGCGAAGGACGCGGACGCGGTGGTGGTCTCGGACTACGGAGCGGGAGTCGTCAGCGACGAGGTCCGGGCCGTGCTGCGGAAGCTCGCCGCGGACGGCCTCCCTGTCTGCGTGGACAGCCGCTACGCGCTCGCGGCCTTCGCGGGCCTGACGGTGTGCAAGCCGAACGAGCCGGAGCTGGAAGCGCTCGCGGGCCATCCGGTGCGCACGCAAGAAGACCTCCTGGCGGCGGGACACGAAGCGGTCCGCAAGCTGGGATGCCAGGCGCTGCTGGTGACGCGAGGCCGGCACGGCATGGCGCTGTTCGATGCGAAGGGCGACGTGGATCTGATCCCCGTTCACGGAGCGCAGTCCGCGGTGGACGTGACGGGAGCGGGTGACACGGTCATCGCGAGCTTCGCGTTGTCGCTCGCGACCGGAGCCTCTTTTGGAGAAGCCGCGAGGCTGGCGAACGTGGCCGGCTCCCTGGTGGTGCAGAAGCCAGGGACGGCGACGGTCTCCAAGGCGGAACTCCTCGAAGCCCTGCGGAGCACACGATGA
- the lpxK gene encoding tetraacyldisaccharide 4'-kinase, translating to MTATGPGSPTAMERLFYPPAPEPWGRRALLSPLALVSWAYSGAVRLRAALYDSGLLRAEHVDGLRVISIGNLNVGGTGKTPAVLYLAELLIREGRKVGILTRGYGRESTEPLTFTGTEPLPEVAEAGDEPLLLARRCPEVRLFVGADRVAGARRARDDFGLDTVLLDDGFQHRRLHRDQDLVVVDEAVGLGNGQLLPRGPLREPPTALRRATLLWLRAAPTSASPPVVNPWLESVSAPRIRTRYGPTGWWDPSGREHATNALEGKPVLALAGLARPGGFLRTVAALGADVRDSALFPDHHRFTSDELRQVEARAREQGAWVVTTEKDAARLPAGFEAWVVRLGVEVLEGGAHLRRALGLPAETRDL from the coding sequence ATGACCGCGACGGGCCCTGGTTCACCGACCGCGATGGAGCGGCTCTTCTATCCGCCGGCGCCGGAGCCCTGGGGCCGCCGAGCTCTCCTGTCCCCGCTCGCGCTGGTGTCCTGGGCCTACAGCGGTGCCGTGCGTCTGCGGGCCGCCCTCTACGACAGCGGCCTGCTGCGGGCCGAACATGTCGATGGCCTGCGAGTCATCTCCATCGGCAACCTCAACGTGGGAGGCACGGGCAAGACGCCCGCGGTGCTGTACCTCGCGGAGCTGTTGATCCGAGAGGGCCGCAAGGTCGGCATCCTCACGAGAGGCTATGGGCGCGAGTCCACGGAGCCCCTGACCTTCACGGGGACCGAACCACTGCCAGAGGTGGCGGAAGCAGGAGACGAACCCCTGTTGCTCGCGCGGCGGTGTCCCGAGGTCCGGCTGTTCGTGGGCGCGGATCGGGTGGCAGGGGCACGCCGGGCCCGGGACGACTTCGGCCTGGACACGGTGCTCCTGGACGACGGCTTCCAGCATCGACGTCTGCACAGGGACCAGGACCTGGTGGTCGTGGACGAAGCGGTGGGCCTGGGCAACGGCCAGCTGCTCCCACGAGGCCCCCTGCGAGAGCCCCCCACGGCCCTGCGCCGGGCGACGCTCCTCTGGCTCCGAGCCGCCCCGACGTCAGCCTCGCCTCCCGTCGTGAATCCCTGGCTCGAGTCCGTGAGCGCGCCACGAATCAGGACGCGGTATGGCCCAACGGGCTGGTGGGATCCCTCGGGCCGCGAGCACGCGACGAACGCGCTGGAAGGAAAGCCTGTCCTCGCGCTCGCGGGGCTGGCCCGGCCCGGAGGTTTCCTGAGGACGGTGGCCGCGCTTGGCGCGGACGTGCGGGACTCGGCCCTGTTCCCGGATCACCATCGCTTCACCTCGGACGAACTGCGGCAGGTCGAAGCCCGGGCCCGTGAGCAGGGGGCGTGGGTGGTGACGACGGAGAAGGACGCGGCGCGGTTGCCTGCTGGCTTCGAGGCCTGGGTGGTGCGCCTGGGGGTGGAGGTCCTGGAGGGCGGAGCGCATCTGCGGCGGGCCCTCGGGCTTCCGGCGGAGACGCGCGACTTGTGA
- a CDS encoding glycosyltransferase: MRILHLLASPFWSGPAENVALLAMSQRALGHEVTVAVDRKRRDITAEEPAVPRFQALGLLDEGGLALSVKSPPWEIWGDLRALRRRQVDVVHAHFTHDHLVARWGMPKDAVRIRSIHAPRSLRRSLPEASAYTVPASHLQAKLEARKRPVQVLPALVDPRFEPPVDREALRRTLGLQGTYLVGMISTFQQSRRHALGVEAFAAFIQQRPEARLVLVGDGALLEATRARVAERGLTGSVTFAGYQQGADFTKWLQALDEVWILGLGNDWSARAAAQARACGVRVVAVKEGALPELADAQVEVPTVEAVVASALSGARASTGHPTNERIAKDILALYERAAESRR, translated from the coding sequence ATGCGCATCCTGCACCTGCTCGCGAGTCCATTCTGGAGCGGCCCGGCGGAGAACGTCGCGCTGCTGGCCATGTCACAGCGGGCGTTGGGGCATGAGGTCACGGTCGCGGTGGACCGCAAGCGCCGGGACATCACCGCGGAGGAGCCCGCCGTCCCCCGGTTCCAGGCGCTGGGCCTGTTGGACGAAGGGGGCCTGGCGTTGTCGGTGAAGTCTCCGCCCTGGGAGATCTGGGGCGACCTGCGCGCCCTCCGGCGCAGGCAGGTGGACGTGGTGCATGCGCACTTCACCCATGATCATCTCGTGGCCCGCTGGGGAATGCCGAAGGATGCGGTGCGGATCCGCTCCATCCACGCGCCGCGTTCCCTGCGCAGGTCCCTGCCGGAAGCGAGCGCCTACACGGTTCCCGCGAGTCACTTGCAAGCGAAGCTCGAGGCCAGGAAGCGTCCCGTCCAGGTGCTGCCTGCCTTGGTGGATCCGCGCTTCGAGCCGCCGGTGGACCGCGAGGCCCTGCGTCGGACCCTGGGCCTTCAGGGCACGTACCTCGTGGGGATGATCTCCACGTTCCAGCAGAGTCGGCGTCACGCGCTGGGCGTCGAGGCCTTCGCCGCGTTCATCCAGCAGCGCCCCGAAGCGCGCCTCGTGCTCGTCGGGGACGGCGCCCTGCTCGAAGCGACCCGGGCGCGGGTCGCGGAGCGAGGCCTCACAGGCAGCGTGACGTTCGCGGGCTACCAGCAGGGCGCTGACTTCACGAAGTGGCTCCAGGCGTTGGACGAGGTCTGGATCCTCGGCTTGGGAAACGACTGGAGCGCGCGGGCCGCGGCCCAGGCGAGGGCCTGCGGTGTCCGGGTGGTCGCGGTGAAGGAGGGGGCGCTCCCGGAGCTCGCGGACGCGCAGGTGGAAGTCCCCACGGTGGAGGCCGTGGTCGCATCCGCCCTGTCCGGAGCGAGGGCGAGCACCGGACACCCGACGAACGAGCGCATCGCCAAGGACATCCTGGCGCTCTACGAGCGGGCCGCGGAGTCCCGCCGATGA
- a CDS encoding glycosyltransferase family 4 protein — translation MTLIVHPHFHKRYTGVTRHVESVVPELAKGDETRVIGSGLTGDLPRITWGELIRRSHREPIVWHAHRNNELLAGMLLKALGGRVRLVFTRHTSMAPTGFTRWLARGADALVSLTGQIAEIIALPSTVISHGIDLTRFRPPEDRDAAWARLKQGGRHGIGVVGRIRKEKGQGDFIEALRPLLPERPEWQAVLVGLAKGPDLAWVNGLRQGIEDRVRLAGEQSTIEPWYQGLSILVHPSYVEGYSLVHVEAMASGCCVVASKLPYLHTLIEHGRTGFFFEPGDVKGLREVLDELTREPERARQVGRNAEEEARGRCGVEHEARALGDLYHSLVKR, via the coding sequence ATGACGCTCATTGTCCATCCCCACTTCCACAAGCGTTACACGGGAGTGACCCGGCACGTGGAGTCCGTGGTGCCGGAGCTCGCGAAGGGCGACGAGACGCGGGTCATCGGCTCGGGCCTGACGGGGGACCTGCCGCGCATCACCTGGGGAGAGCTGATCCGCCGCTCGCACCGCGAGCCCATCGTCTGGCATGCGCACCGGAACAACGAGCTCCTGGCGGGGATGCTCCTGAAGGCATTGGGGGGACGCGTCCGGCTCGTCTTCACCCGGCACACGTCGATGGCTCCGACGGGCTTCACCCGCTGGCTGGCCAGGGGCGCGGACGCGCTCGTCTCCCTCACGGGGCAGATCGCGGAGATCATCGCGCTCCCGTCCACGGTGATTTCCCACGGCATCGACCTCACGCGCTTCCGTCCACCGGAAGACCGGGACGCGGCCTGGGCCCGCCTGAAGCAGGGAGGCCGCCATGGCATCGGCGTCGTTGGACGCATCCGCAAGGAGAAGGGGCAGGGCGACTTCATCGAAGCGCTGAGGCCGCTGTTGCCGGAGAGGCCGGAGTGGCAGGCGGTGCTCGTCGGACTGGCGAAGGGGCCGGACCTCGCGTGGGTGAACGGCCTGCGCCAGGGCATCGAGGACCGCGTACGTCTCGCGGGTGAGCAGTCCACCATCGAGCCCTGGTACCAGGGACTGAGCATCCTCGTGCATCCGTCCTACGTGGAGGGCTATTCGTTGGTGCATGTGGAGGCGATGGCCTCGGGCTGCTGCGTGGTGGCCTCCAAGCTGCCGTACCTGCACACCCTCATCGAGCACGGCCGCACGGGCTTCTTCTTCGAGCCCGGTGACGTGAAGGGCCTGCGTGAGGTGTTGGACGAACTCACCCGCGAGCCGGAGCGCGCACGTCAGGTGGGACGCAACGCCGAGGAGGAAGCGCGCGGCCGTTGCGGCGTCGAGCACGAGGCACGGGCCCTCGGGGACCTCTACCATTCGCTGGTGAAGCGCTGA
- a CDS encoding 3-deoxy-D-manno-octulosonic acid transferase, which translates to MRLLYVVATYVLFALLFPVLCLHRKTRHGLKQRLGFYSPGDLPRGEGPLLWLHGASAGDLLALAPMFGPLRQRFPGCRIVLSTMTDSGHTMARERLAKQIDGVVYAPYDLWGATRRAVRALRPDLLVLEYTEVWPNLIRAAKRSGARVVMTNGRFSPANVGRYRALFGLIGNPLKDMDLLLMRQDEESERARGLGAPAERVLTSGNTKFDALAAGPVPEDEALRSALGLSPEHPVWIAGSTHEGEEEILLQVYQRLRERWPLLSLVIAPRYVNRAERIMTLARERDLTVGLRSQGNPERAPVVVMDSMGELSRAYRLATVVFVGGSFTKRGGQNILEPAGQGKPVLFGPHMDNFRDSVAVLEGNGGIQVADGDALHAALEGLLAKPEHLRALGAKAEATVRRISGASERNAEAMAALPRRQEGSTSS; encoded by the coding sequence ATGCGCCTGCTCTACGTCGTCGCCACCTACGTCCTCTTCGCGCTGCTGTTCCCGGTGCTCTGCCTGCACCGGAAGACGCGGCACGGGCTGAAGCAGCGGTTGGGCTTCTACTCGCCGGGAGATCTCCCTCGTGGAGAGGGCCCCCTGCTGTGGCTGCACGGAGCCAGCGCGGGAGACCTGCTGGCCCTGGCGCCGATGTTCGGCCCCCTGCGCCAGCGCTTCCCCGGCTGCCGCATCGTGCTGTCGACGATGACGGACAGCGGCCACACGATGGCGAGAGAGCGCCTGGCGAAGCAGATCGACGGTGTCGTGTACGCGCCCTACGACCTCTGGGGCGCGACGCGCAGGGCGGTGCGGGCGCTGCGGCCGGACCTCCTGGTGCTGGAGTACACGGAAGTCTGGCCCAACCTCATCCGAGCCGCGAAACGGTCCGGGGCCCGAGTGGTGATGACCAATGGGCGCTTCTCCCCGGCGAACGTGGGGAGGTACCGGGCGCTCTTCGGCCTCATCGGGAACCCGCTGAAGGACATGGACCTGCTGTTGATGCGGCAGGATGAGGAGTCCGAACGTGCCCGTGGCCTGGGCGCTCCCGCCGAGCGGGTCCTCACCAGCGGGAACACCAAGTTCGACGCCCTGGCGGCGGGGCCCGTGCCGGAGGACGAAGCCCTGCGAAGCGCCCTGGGCCTGTCCCCGGAGCACCCCGTGTGGATCGCGGGGAGCACGCACGAAGGGGAAGAGGAGATCCTGTTGCAGGTGTATCAGCGTCTGCGGGAGCGCTGGCCCCTGCTGTCGCTGGTCATCGCCCCGCGCTACGTCAACCGGGCGGAGCGGATCATGACCCTGGCGAGGGAGCGCGACCTGACCGTGGGGCTGCGCTCCCAGGGCAACCCGGAGCGCGCGCCGGTGGTGGTGATGGACTCCATGGGGGAGCTGTCGCGGGCCTACCGGCTGGCGACGGTGGTCTTCGTGGGTGGGTCGTTCACGAAGCGCGGAGGCCAGAACATCCTGGAGCCAGCGGGGCAGGGGAAGCCGGTGCTGTTTGGCCCGCACATGGACAACTTCCGGGACAGTGTCGCGGTGCTGGAAGGAAACGGAGGCATCCAGGTGGCGGACGGAGACGCGCTGCACGCCGCGCTGGAGGGGCTCCTCGCGAAGCCCGAACACCTGCGGGCCCTGGGCGCGAAGGCGGAAGCCACGGTGCGCCGCATCTCCGGGGCCAGCGAACGCAACGCGGAAGCCATGGCTGCCCTGCCGCGTCGGCAGGAAGGAAGCACCTCCTCATGA
- a CDS encoding PHP domain-containing protein produces the protein MKRYVSLGARAVSGLVLLLVGIAGFFAFAAGFADYPVVAPVPGAKPWIRGAYHVHTTRSDGRGTPAKVAEAAKAAGLDFVVLTDHNDLKPPAATWVDGVLLVPGVEISTSAGHLAAFGMQRPIEGVKPWGPPEQAVAAVAAAGGTAVLAHPVQTKNPWKDEATAHQVPGFELYSADTFFRQALRSPVSRLLPALGASLVNPVHGVMLLASPEPRPTERFLELARERGRIALCGADAHGLPEYEDIFNALDMELPPEVLPGPLSSDASEAAAQVTQALASGRALCVFRALGAPEGFALEGYDESTREAPVGTVLTVRLPEHAPGTLEVRVWGDGRLRPDGAHIELTGPGAVQVEVWALAPGRFFGHEWRPWLVPSPVRVVPGPPGI, from the coding sequence GTGAAGCGGTACGTGTCGCTGGGAGCGCGCGCCGTGTCGGGCCTGGTGCTGCTGCTCGTGGGCATCGCGGGCTTCTTCGCCTTCGCGGCGGGCTTCGCGGACTACCCGGTGGTCGCTCCCGTGCCGGGGGCGAAGCCATGGATCCGTGGCGCGTACCACGTGCACACCACCCGCTCGGACGGGAGAGGGACGCCCGCGAAGGTCGCCGAGGCGGCGAAGGCCGCGGGGCTGGACTTCGTGGTGCTCACCGACCACAACGACCTCAAGCCCCCCGCCGCGACGTGGGTGGACGGCGTGTTGCTGGTCCCTGGTGTGGAGATCTCGACCAGCGCGGGCCATCTGGCCGCGTTCGGGATGCAGCGGCCCATCGAAGGCGTGAAGCCCTGGGGGCCGCCCGAACAGGCGGTGGCCGCGGTCGCGGCGGCCGGAGGCACGGCGGTCCTCGCGCATCCCGTCCAGACGAAGAACCCCTGGAAGGACGAGGCCACCGCGCACCAGGTCCCCGGCTTCGAGCTGTACTCGGCGGACACCTTCTTCCGGCAGGCACTGCGAAGCCCCGTGAGCCGCCTCCTGCCTGCGCTGGGGGCGTCACTGGTCAACCCGGTGCATGGCGTGATGCTGCTCGCGTCCCCCGAACCACGGCCCACGGAGCGCTTCCTGGAGCTGGCGCGTGAGCGCGGTCGCATCGCCCTGTGCGGCGCGGACGCGCACGGGCTGCCCGAGTACGAGGACATCTTCAACGCGCTCGACATGGAGCTTCCGCCGGAGGTGTTGCCCGGTCCGCTGTCGAGTGACGCAAGCGAAGCCGCGGCCCAGGTAACGCAGGCCCTGGCGAGCGGCCGGGCCCTGTGTGTCTTCCGGGCCCTGGGAGCGCCCGAGGGCTTCGCCCTGGAGGGCTACGACGAGAGCACGCGGGAAGCCCCCGTGGGGACGGTCCTGACGGTGCGGCTCCCCGAGCACGCCCCTGGAACACTCGAGGTCCGCGTCTGGGGGGACGGCCGCCTGCGCCCCGACGGAGCGCACATCGAGCTGACCGGTCCCGGAGCGGTGCAGGTGGAGGTCTGGGCCCTGGCGCCAGGACGCTTCTTCGGCCACGAGTGGCGGCCCTGGCTGGTCCCCAGTCCGGTGCGAGTGGTGCCGGGACCACCGGGCATCTGA